A window from candidate division KSB1 bacterium encodes these proteins:
- a CDS encoding Glu/Leu/Phe/Val dehydrogenase, which translates to MAHKISFFAQVNRNFDKAAVLTKHAPGLLKQIKMCNGIYHISFPLKRDDGSIETIHAWRAEHSQHKLPVKGGIRYSIEVNEDEVKALAALMTYKCAIVDVPFGGAKGGIKIDRRFYSENEIERITRRYVYELVRKNFIGAGIDVPAPDYGTGPKEMAWIADTYSALTGGRLDSLACVTGKPLAQGGIHGRIEATGRGAYFGIREACEHVEDMTYLGLKPGLGDKRVIVQGLGNVGYHAAKFLQEGGATITGIAEYEGAIFNADGLDVESVFQLRKETGSLLDFPGAKNIIPSIKVLEMECDILVPAALENQITEENASKIKAKIIAEAANGPITSEAHEMLKERNVMIIPDTFLNAGGVTVSYFEWLKNLSHVRFGRMEKRFEEKTQLQLLKAMERVSGKYFSDDELKSLAQGAGEADLVNSGLEETMINAYAEIRRIKEDHNNEIDLRMATFICAIDKIALVYMEMGIFP; encoded by the coding sequence ATGGCGCATAAAATAAGTTTTTTCGCACAAGTGAACCGGAACTTTGATAAGGCAGCTGTTTTAACAAAACATGCACCTGGATTACTAAAACAAATAAAAATGTGCAACGGTATATACCATATTTCTTTTCCATTAAAGCGTGATGATGGCTCCATTGAAACAATCCACGCATGGCGGGCTGAGCATAGCCAACACAAATTACCGGTTAAGGGAGGAATTCGATATAGTATTGAAGTGAATGAAGATGAGGTTAAAGCCTTAGCAGCGCTCATGACTTATAAATGCGCGATTGTTGATGTTCCGTTTGGCGGTGCAAAAGGTGGAATTAAAATTGATCGCAGGTTTTATTCGGAAAATGAAATTGAAAGGATCACCAGAAGGTATGTGTATGAATTAGTTCGCAAAAATTTTATTGGCGCCGGAATTGATGTGCCTGCACCGGATTATGGCACGGGACCGAAAGAAATGGCATGGATTGCTGATACTTATAGCGCCTTAACTGGCGGTAGATTAGATTCTCTAGCTTGCGTTACAGGTAAGCCTCTTGCTCAGGGCGGGATTCATGGCCGTATTGAAGCAACAGGGCGAGGGGCCTATTTTGGCATCCGGGAAGCTTGTGAGCATGTAGAAGACATGACGTATTTAGGACTTAAACCCGGGTTGGGAGACAAACGAGTTATTGTGCAAGGGTTGGGGAATGTCGGCTATCATGCTGCGAAATTCCTGCAAGAAGGTGGTGCAACTATCACTGGAATCGCTGAATATGAAGGAGCCATTTTTAATGCGGATGGGCTTGATGTGGAAAGTGTGTTTCAACTGCGCAAAGAAACCGGTTCGTTATTGGATTTCCCGGGCGCTAAAAATATTATACCTTCGATTAAAGTTCTGGAAATGGAATGTGATATTCTGGTCCCAGCTGCTCTGGAAAATCAGATTACAGAAGAGAATGCATCTAAAATAAAGGCAAAAATTATTGCGGAAGCTGCAAATGGACCCATTACAAGTGAAGCTCATGAAATGCTAAAAGAAAGAAACGTTATGATTATACCCGATACTTTTTTGAATGCAGGCGGTGTAACGGTTTCCTATTTTGAATGGCTCAAAAACTTATCCCATGTAAGATTCGGCCGAATGGAAAAACGTTTCGAGGAAAAAACACAACTTCAATTATTAAAGGCTATGGAAAGAGTTTCCGGCAAATATTTTTCAGATGATGAATTGAAATCGCTGGCACAAGGTGCTGGTGAAGCTGATTTGGTCAATTCCGGTTTGGAAGAAACCATGATAAATGCCTATGCTGAAATTAGACGGATAAAAGAAGATCATAATAATGAGATAGATCTCCGTATGGCAACATTCATTTGTGCGATTGATAAGATTGCATTGGTGTACATGGAGATGGGGATTTTTCCGTAG
- a CDS encoding PTS sugar transporter subunit IIB, whose amino-acid sequence MSFLLIRVDDRMIHGQVVVGWANYLHPDRIVLCNDEIASNQFDKDLYESSFSDSDVSINVFSTDELLNYVKNENFNKEKCILLLKNPKDALKLYELNVPMNTLNIGGLHYQSQKKELNDYIFLDNNDIHCLDKLANRGIVIEGQDTPNAKKIDVMKLIHQKLH is encoded by the coding sequence ATGTCATTTCTACTAATTCGCGTTGATGATCGTATGATCCACGGACAAGTTGTGGTGGGTTGGGCAAATTATCTTCATCCAGATCGTATCGTCCTATGCAATGATGAAATTGCCTCCAATCAATTTGATAAAGATTTGTACGAATCTTCATTTTCAGATTCAGATGTTTCAATCAATGTTTTTAGCACTGATGAACTACTCAATTATGTGAAAAATGAAAATTTTAATAAAGAAAAATGTATTTTATTACTTAAAAATCCTAAAGACGCTCTAAAACTCTACGAACTAAATGTGCCGATGAATACCTTAAATATCGGTGGACTTCATTACCAATCCCAAAAAAAGGAACTAAACGATTACATTTTTTTGGATAACAATGACATCCATTGCCTTGATAAATTGGCGAATCGTGGGATTGTTATTGAGGGACAAGATACGCCTAATGCAAAAAAAATTGATGTGATGAAATTGATTCATCAGAAACTTCATTGA
- a CDS encoding PTS sugar transporter subunit IIA, which yields MVSLILLTHGDLCSSFFKAATTMLGDQPDVYCIPTLHLSSNEITKKIKNIFENSDILKYGAVIAVDLKGGSTWNVACKLTRDHDRIAIISGINLPMLLSFLTKRESLNFKELTASLVDAGKRGIEIFNCSVEGS from the coding sequence ATGGTATCGTTGATATTACTCACCCATGGTGACCTATGTAGTTCATTTTTTAAAGCAGCCACAACCATGTTAGGCGATCAACCTGATGTTTACTGTATTCCAACCCTTCATCTCTCGTCGAATGAAATAACCAAAAAAATAAAAAACATTTTTGAAAACTCAGATATTTTAAAGTATGGTGCTGTAATTGCCGTGGATTTAAAGGGTGGCAGTACTTGGAATGTTGCTTGTAAGCTAACCAGAGATCATGATCGGATTGCTATTATATCCGGGATTAACTTACCCATGTTGCTTTCATTCTTAACAAAGAGGGAATCATTAAATTTTAAGGAGCTTACTGCTAGTTTGGTGGATGCCGGGAAACGAGGTATCGAAATATTCAATTGTAGTGTCGAAGGTTCTTGA
- a CDS encoding HPr kinase/phosphorylase, translating into MSSISVNEFYDKSKRALKLTLLSGESGLEKRINQLEIHRPGLALTGFVDIFSYERIQVLGNTEIAYLDSLTEKEREVAFNRLTEFEIPCLVITNQNKSFKGLINLCNNHNIPVFRTPVTTTTFVRFIGNFLEDEFAPRTQIHGTLVDVYGIGVLLSGRSGIGKSEIALDLIERGHRLVADDLIAIKRKGDDILIGTANEILEHHIEVRGLGILDVKTMFGIRSIRLQKRVEVEVFLEEWDAKENYERIGLTDAFTEILDIKIPQVRLPIFPGKNITVIIETIAMNSLLKIYGIHPAKEFNKRLLKKMSAQGKTIYGKKRKEYLEHDLE; encoded by the coding sequence ATGTCTTCAATTTCAGTTAATGAATTCTATGATAAAAGCAAACGCGCGTTAAAGCTCACTCTACTTTCGGGTGAAAGTGGCTTAGAAAAAAGAATAAACCAACTTGAAATCCACAGACCCGGCTTAGCATTAACCGGGTTTGTGGATATTTTTTCTTACGAAAGGATTCAAGTTCTTGGCAACACTGAAATTGCATATTTGGATTCCTTAACTGAAAAAGAAAGAGAAGTCGCGTTTAATAGACTTACCGAATTTGAAATTCCTTGTCTTGTTATAACCAATCAAAATAAATCCTTCAAAGGTCTCATCAATCTATGTAATAATCACAATATTCCTGTTTTTCGAACCCCTGTAACCACTACAACTTTTGTGCGGTTTATCGGGAATTTTCTTGAAGATGAATTTGCTCCGAGAACCCAGATCCATGGAACCCTAGTAGATGTTTATGGTATTGGTGTGTTATTATCAGGTCGAAGCGGAATAGGGAAAAGTGAAATCGCATTAGATTTGATAGAAAGAGGCCATCGCTTAGTTGCAGATGATTTGATTGCAATTAAACGAAAAGGCGATGATATATTAATCGGAACCGCTAACGAAATATTAGAACATCATATTGAAGTCAGGGGACTTGGAATCCTGGATGTAAAAACTATGTTCGGAATTCGTTCTATAAGATTGCAAAAAAGAGTTGAAGTTGAAGTATTTCTGGAAGAATGGGATGCCAAAGAAAACTATGAAAGAATTGGATTGACAGATGCTTTTACAGAAATTCTGGATATAAAAATACCGCAGGTTCGGTTGCCAATTTTCCCTGGCAAGAATATAACGGTTATCATCGAAACAATTGCAATGAATTCGCTGCTAAAAATATATGGCATTCATCCAGCCAAAGAATTCAATAAACGATTATTGAAAAAAATGAGTGCACAAGGTAAAACGATTTACGGCAAGAAACGAAAAGAATATCTTGAACATGACTTGGAATAA
- the raiA gene encoding ribosome-associated translation inhibitor RaiA encodes MQITFTARHFKAPDNLRQYSEKEVLNLLKHSLNIVVCDIVLVKEKINKIAEITIKASNIILSAKETSEDFFKSIDLTVNKLERQLKKYREKARQHSHDKINDVLRDHELLEEETN; translated from the coding sequence ATGCAAATCACATTCACAGCAAGGCATTTTAAAGCTCCCGATAACCTAAGACAATATTCAGAAAAGGAAGTATTAAATCTGTTAAAACATTCCTTAAATATTGTTGTTTGTGATATAGTCCTGGTTAAAGAAAAAATTAATAAGATTGCTGAAATTACAATAAAAGCCTCCAACATAATTTTATCAGCAAAAGAGACCTCTGAAGATTTTTTCAAATCAATTGATTTGACTGTAAATAAACTAGAACGACAGTTGAAAAAATATAGGGAAAAAGCAAGACAGCATTCACATGATAAAATCAATGATGTTTTGAGAGATCATGAACTTCTCGAAGAAGAGACAAATTAG
- the xerC gene encoding tyrosine recombinase XerC has protein sequence MELSIQRFLKSLQAEKNYSEFTIIAYSTDLQQFLNFLQSTYSDDSYLLNASKNQIRAFLANLTARGVSRNSIGRKLAALRSFYRYQTKINAIESSPAQTIQTPKYSKKLPSILSISEALSLLETPNADSPEGIRDRAILEIFYGTGIRLRELTKLNILDIDLKSRLIRVHGKGNKERILPIGYNAAKMLQRYLKVRKYLVFNSSLIDDKAVFLGKRGKRITPRQVQYKVNQYLKSISAANSLSPHILRHSFATHLLDAGADLEAVKELLGHASLSTTQIYTHVSMEKLVKIYKQAHPRA, from the coding sequence GTGGAGTTATCAATACAAAGATTTCTTAAATCATTACAAGCTGAAAAAAATTATTCTGAATTTACGATTATTGCTTATTCAACTGATTTACAGCAATTTCTAAATTTTCTTCAATCCACTTATAGTGACGATTCATACTTATTAAATGCTTCAAAAAATCAGATACGTGCATTTCTTGCAAATTTAACTGCAAGGGGGGTATCACGAAATTCAATCGGAAGAAAACTTGCTGCTCTCAGGTCATTTTATCGCTACCAGACAAAAATAAATGCAATAGAATCAAGTCCTGCACAAACCATTCAAACACCAAAATATAGCAAGAAATTGCCATCAATTCTCAGTATTTCCGAAGCATTATCACTGCTGGAAACTCCTAATGCTGATTCTCCAGAAGGAATTAGGGATCGAGCGATATTGGAAATATTTTACGGCACTGGAATTCGGTTACGGGAATTGACTAAATTAAACATTTTGGATATTGATTTAAAAAGTCGATTGATCCGGGTTCATGGAAAAGGCAATAAAGAGCGGATCCTCCCTATTGGTTATAATGCAGCCAAAATGTTGCAACGGTATTTAAAAGTGAGGAAATACCTGGTTTTCAATTCATCGCTAATTGACGATAAGGCTGTATTTTTAGGAAAGCGTGGCAAGCGGATAACTCCCCGGCAGGTTCAATATAAAGTCAACCAGTATTTAAAAAGTATCTCTGCGGCTAATTCCCTCAGTCCTCATATTCTGAGGCACAGCTTTGCTACCCATCTTCTGGATGCCGGAGCGGACTTGGAAGCTGTTAAAGAGTTGTTAGGACATGCCAGTTTGTCCACAACCCAGATATACACTCATGTAAGCATGGAAAAATTGGTGAAAATTTATAAACAAGCACATCCGAGAGCTTGA